One stretch of Malus domestica chromosome 14, GDT2T_hap1 DNA includes these proteins:
- the LOC139191242 gene encoding urease-like, with protein sequence MVIKVGAVAWPNMGDPNASIPRPEPVKVQKNLEIAVDILLGYVIILAIFVLITIENLMCKQAAVDNWVKGLYCLDKRVEAVRKLSKLDMELNDALPNIERD encoded by the exons ATGGTGATCAAAGTTGGTGCAGTTGCATGGCCGAATATGGGTGATCCAAATGCAAGCATCCCTAGACCTGAACCAGTAAA GGTCCAAAAGAATTTGGAGATAGCAGTAGATATTCTTCTGGGATATGTAATAATTTTAGCGATTTTTGTTCTGATTACTATAGAAAACCTCATGTGTAAGCAG GCAGCTGTAGATAATTGGGTTAAAGGCTTGTATTGCCTTGACAAGAGAGTGGAAGCCGTTAGGAAACTCAGCAAACTCGACATGGAGCTCAATGACGCCCTACCAAATATAGAG agagactag